AAGTCGGAAGGTGTTTCCCTCAATAATATTGGCTCTGTCTACTATTTCTTGGGAGAAAATCAAAAGGCACTCTCATACTACAACCAATCCCTTTTACTACACCGACTGATTGGAAACAAGTCAGGGATAGCGACTACCCTCAATAATGTGGGCAAAGTCTACTTGGAGTTACAAGAAAATCAAAAGGCACTTTCATACTTCAGTCAATCTCTGTCCCTACACCAGCAGGCGGGAGACAAAAGAGGTATCCCAACTGCTCTAAACAATATTGGCATAGTCTACTTAAATTTAGGAGAAAATCAAAAAGCACTCTCATACTTCAGTCAATCCCTGTCTCTATACCAACAGGCGACAGACAAAAGAGGCATTCCAACTGCTCTGAACAATATTGGTAAAGTTTACTCAAATTTAGGAGAACACCAAAAGGCGCTAGATTATTACAATCAATGTCTACCTTTATACATACAGATGGGGAGCAAGACAGGGGAAGCTCGGACTTTGTATAACATCGCTTCTATCCAACGTGACAGCGGCGATTTTAAGGCTTCCTTAACTCAGATGGAGAGAGTCATCAAAATTGTTGAAGACCTTCGTACTAAAATTGACTCTCAAGAACTCCGCACTTCCTATTTTGCTACTGTACAAGATTATTATGAGTTTTACATCGATTTGCTGATGCAGTTACACAAACAGCATCCATCCCAAGGATATGATGCTCTAGCACTGCAAACCAGCGAACGCGCCCGCGCCCGCAGTCTTTTGGAACTGCTTACTGAAGCTAATGCTGATATTCGCCAAGGTGTGGAGCCAAAGTTACTTTCTCAAGAACACAACTTGCAGCAACAACTGGATACTTTAGAAAAACGTCGAATACAACTATTAAATGTTAACCACACTGAAGCAGAGGTGCAAGCTTTAGAAAAAGAAATAGAAGCTGTTCTAGAACAATATCAACAAGTCCAAGTGCAAATCCGTGCTACCAGTCCGCGTTATGCAGCACTGACTCAACCCCAGCCTCTCTCACTCACCCAGATTCAGCAGCAGGTACTCGATGACAACACCCTACTTCTAGAATATTCTCTTGGGGAAAAGCGCAGTTATCTTTGGGCAGTTACGAATAAGAGTATTACCAGTTATGAGCTACCCAAGCGTGCAGACATTGAAGCTACTGTCCAAAAGTTTCGTCAAGAAATCACTACTCCTTATCTCAGAAATAGCCCATCTATAGATACTCTATCTCAGATTATACTTGCACCTGTAGCCCAGCAATTGGGAAAGAAACGCCTAGCGATCGCCAGCGATGGCGCTTTGCAATATGTGCCATTTTCCGCCCTAGCTACACCGGGAAGTAGTAACTATGAACCATTACTGCTCAACCACGAAATCATTACTCTACCCTCAGCATCGACAGTAGCTATCCTCCGGCGTGAACACAAAGAACGTAAATCTTCTGCCCCTAAGACATTAGTTGTATTGGCAGATCCCATTTTTAGTAGTGATGATGAGCGTCTTGAAGGTAAAGTCAAAGTATCTCCCTCATCTGTGCCAGAAAGCAACTTAGATAGCCAAGCTTTAACCAGATCGGCTCAAGACTCAGATGTTAACTTTCAGCGTTTGCGGTTTACACGTCAAGAAGCCGAGCAAATTCTTTCTCTTGTACCTGTTAGCGATCGCAAGCAAGCCTTTGATTTTACCGCTAGTCGTACCACTGCTAGCAGCGAAAATTTAAGTCAATATCGCATCATCCATTTCGCTACTCATGGCATTCTCAACAGCAAGCATCCAGAATTATCAGGAGTCGTATTGTCGCTATTTGATAACCAGGGAAGGCCGCAAAATGGCTTTTTGCGCTTACACGACATCTTCAACCTCAACCTACAAGCAGAACTAGTAGTACTCAGTGCTTGTAAAACCGGACTGGGAGAGGAAGTTAAGGGAGAAGGATTAGTAGGATTAACCAGAGGTTTTATGTATGCTGGTAGTCCGCGAGTAGTGGTTAGCCTGTGGAGTGTAGACGATCAAGCAACATCCGAACTCATGAAGGTATTTTACAAAAAGATGCTACAAGAAAAATTAAAGCCAGCAGCAGCATTGCGGACAGCCCAAATAGAAATATGGCGCACTCAAAAATATGCCGCACCTTATTATTGGGCAGCTTTTACTCTACAAGGTGAGTGGAAATAAAGGGGATTGGGCATTGAAAAGAGGCAGAGGGGCGGAGGGGAAAACTCTTCTCCCTTGCTCCCCAATACTTGTCGGGTTTTGGGGAAAAGGGAAAGGGGAAAGGGGAAAGAAAAACCTTTAACCCTTACCCTTTAACCTTTTCCCCAAATCAAATTCCGAGTTAAAAATGCAAAACCCCAGTAGTATTTACACAGTTGTACATTGGTGTCAACTTAAGCTGGAACTCCTTTAAAACCTCGTTTCCAGCCAGAGTCGGGAAATGCTGCTCTAGCGGTTCTGCCGCCAGCAATGGAGTCGGAGCCTCTAGGACGGCATTCCCAGTCGGAGACTGGGAACGAGACACAGTAGGGGCGTACATCTATGCTTCTCTGTCTATATACCACGCAAGTCATTCGTCGATAGCTATGGCAGTTGTTGGAATTGGTGCAAAATATCAGATTTTTCCGGTTGAGCCAAAATATAAGTGAATAATTACTTTACATCGAATATGTATAGCTAAAACTCATGGATATACCCCAGCGCGTATCAGTCCGCTACAAAGACGCGTCCTTCAACAGTAATGAAATCCGCTTAAGAACTTTTCGGCTTGGGTTGCAAATATGGGATGAACAAACCAAACCTAGAAAAACAGAGCTTTATCAGTTTATATCCTCTTGCTTGAAACAAGTTGACCGCCAAGATCGTTTTATGTTTTCTCTGCTATTCATAGAATTAACAGACCTCATACGCAATTCTGCGCTGGAAAGGGGAACAAAAGAGGTTCTGATTAAAACAGCTTTTAGAGAATTTGCTTGCGCGATAACAGACTTTGAAGACGTTGCCAAATAAGGTTGATGGGGGTGTAGGTATTGCTTAGGCGTAGCTCATCCCAAGCATTGCCCAGAACTGAGCTAACCTAATCTAGTAGGATATAGTAAACAGCTTTCCTATCGGATTAGTTTTTTTTGGCTGAATGCGCGGATAGGTAGGTGTTGGTAAAGGGGTAACTACAAAAATGCCTGAATTGACCTATATGCAAGCATTTCAGAGCATTAGCATTTATAAACCATCCGCGCACCTTATGCAGACTAGTTTTCAGCCATTTGCCTCTACCCAAATCACAACTCCTCGTGTTATGATTTATCCATTCGCGCAACCGAACCTTGAAAACCAAATAAGACAAGGCTTTCAGAAGCCCGCATTGCAATTAACTAAAATCCCTATTAGGGATTGAAACACTACATTGGCGGGAATTATACCAGGGTATAGCATTGCAATTAACTAAAATCCCTATTAGGGATTGAAACTCTTTAATAAAAAATTTATTAATTCCAGATTCTAATTGCAATTAACTAAAATCCCTATTAGGGATTGAAACCTATTATCATCCAAATTAATAGTATTACCGATAACATTTTGCAATTAACTAAAATCCCTATTAGGGATTGAAACAGATATTTCACCCAAACTCGATAGTGGATCGATACATTGCAATTAACTAAAATCCCTATTAGGGATTGAAACTAGTGAAACTCAGGAAACCCCTCAAGAATCGACTCATTGCAATTAACTAAAATCCCTATTAGGGATTGAAACCATCACGACTCTAACAACTCAAAAACTTAAAATATTGCAATTAACTAAAATCCCTATTAGGGATTGAAACAGTTTCCCTACCGTTACGGGTAAGTTATGTTTGAATTGCAATTAACTAAAATCCCTATTAGGGATTGAAACGCTTTTGAGGCTTCATCGGCTCCGCCTGAAGTGGTAAATTGCAATTAACTAAAATCCCTATTAGGGATTGAAACCAGATATTACGTATGCACCCACTAAAGTAACAAATTGCAATTAACTAAAATCCCTATTAGGGATTGAAACCGGTTACTAGCTTCTGTTGTGCTTGCTGTTTAGTGACATTGCAATTAACTAAAATCCCTATTAGGGATTGAAACCCCTGGTGGTGGTATTTCTACTAAAGAAGCTGACTATTGCAATTAACTAAAATCCCTATTAGGGATTGAAACTATCATCAACTACTGGCTTTGGAACATAGGGTTTATTGCAATTAACTAAAATCCCTATTAGGAATTGAAACATGAGCTTTCCTGGTTTAAATCCTCCTATCATTGCATCTAGGATTGCAATTAACTAAAATCCCTATCAATACGGTTCGGTTAAGGTTTTTTGATGGAAATTGTAGAGTGCAAAGATCCGAGAAATCATTATAAAGACGCGACAAATCGCGTCTCTTGTCTTAACCGAACAGTATTGAAATCCCTATTAGGGATTGAAACAAAACTTAGAAGTATTAGTAATTAAATCTTTTCTATTGCAATTACCTAAAAACCATCTAAAAAGAAATTACTTTGCGATCGCGCAAAAACTTACCGCTTATATTGCGCGGAGCATCAGTAGCTAACCAGATTGCAGTGTCAGCACCTTCTTCTGGCGAACGGGGTGCTGATGAACCACCCATATCTGTTCTCACCCACCCCGGACAAATGGAATTGACGACGATCCCTTTGGAGTCCAAAGCTTGTGCCAACATAATTGTTGCGCCATTTAATGCCAGCTTTGATAGGCAGTAACTTGGAACACCAGCAGATAAGTCTGATAATGCTCCATATCCACTTGAAACGTTAACAACTCTGGCATCGGAGGATTTTTCCAATAGGGGTAAAAATGCCTGTACCATCCGAATTGGGCCAAAAGTGTTGGCATTGATTGTGGAATCAAGCAACTCACGAGAAATAGTCAGAATATTTATATCCTTATCTGGATACACGCCAGCATTATTGATCAAAACATCTAACCGATCGATCTTTTGGTACAGGGTTTTGACTGCTTGATTGATAGAGCGATCGTCAGTGACATCCAATTCGATGGGAATTACCTTGCCTGGAAGTTTCTGGGCTGCAAGTTTGGCGTTATCGAGCGATCGCGAAGTGATAATTATTTCATAGTCTTTTGCCAGTAAACCTTGAGCGATCGCAAACCCAATCCCTCGGTTCCCACCCGTAATCAATACCCGTTTGTCTGGTATGGATTTCATCTCAGTATTTTATGTCCATTTTGCTAGTTATAGTTCACAAAATATCATAGACTTATAGATTAAAAAACCAAAAATTTTTAGTATTTTAATAAAACTCTAGTATTTTTATAATCTATCCAGAGAAAGATAAATGAGTATACAAATACTGTTCGGTTAAGACAAGAGACACGATGAATCGCCGTCTTGACAATAATCTGTCTTTTGTCTTCACCACGATTTATCGCGTCTTTGCAATCTATAATTTTCATCAAAAAACCTTAACCGAATTATATTGAATGAGTATATTGTTTGACTCAAAAATACTTCAACTATTTGTCATTACTGTGACAAAAGTATGTCTTTATTTTTAAGATTTGTAAAATTGAAATTTTCAAGTTTATATCAATCTTAAGCAAGATTTATGGTATATTCAGAGCAAGTTAGGTTATTGATTAAATTAAAGTTTTGAGTTAATCAATCTATTATGACTTAAATAATAGAACCATGACAAGTAATAATGTAAATAGCCATTTTTTAGTTTTTGCAAATATCAATTTGGATATATATCAACTGAGATTAGGGTTATTCTAGTGAATGTTTTACATTTGGAAAAAATAATTAGCAATGCCTGCTCTGTCTCTAAATAACCAAAATTTACCATACCCTGACCCTCTACACCCTATCATTGTCCACTTTGTAATCGCGATGGTGCTTTTTTCTTTTGTGTGCGATGTGCTGGGCTATTTCACGCGTAACGTGCGTTTATTTGAGGTGAGTTTCTGGAATATGTTTGTGGCCTCAGCAGCTATCTTTTTAGCAGTGATTGTTGGTCAGTTTGAAGCAGGTCTGGCTAACATCTATCCAGCAGTTCAACCAACATTAAATTTTCATACAGTGATGGGTTGGTCGCTAGCGGCTATTGTCGTTGGCATTACAGCTTGGCGTTTCGTGATTCGCAACAGCAGTCCACGGAAAGTACCGCCTGCTTATTTGGGTGCTGCAACGTTTTTAGTCTGCTTAGTGTGCTTGCAAGTCTATCTAGGCAGCAAGCTAGTTTGGGTGTACGGGTTACACATCGAGCCAGTTGTGCAAGCAATGAAGCAGGGAGTTTCGCCATGAACTGGCAGCTTATTGACCAGTTGAGATTGAGGCTAAATGCTAACGGATTACCTTATGAAATTCCCATACATCCGCAACTGGTACATTTAACATTGGGCTTGTTAATTATTGCCATTATTTTTGATATTGCCGGAGCGCTTTTTGCTTTAGAGAAACCAATCTTCAAATTTTTAGGTCTGCCTGCCCTGCGTTCTGGTTTCTTTGATGTCGGCTGGTATAACCTCATAGGAGCAGCTTTTATCACCTTTTTCACCGTTGCATCTGGTTTTTTCGAGCTATTGCTAGCAAATCCACCAATCGATCAAAAGAGCGTTTGGGGGTTAACTGCTGGTTGGACGATGCTTTTGCATGGTTTGGGTGGCGTTTTGTTGTTGGGAGCGATCGCAGCCATGACAATATGGAGAGGTTTGCAACGCTATCGCTGGCGCAAGGATGCTTCCAGGCAAGTGCAGTGGAGTTACTTATTAGCAGGTATTGCAATATTGGGCATCTTGTTTGTCCACGGAACTTTAGGGGCGCAATTAGGAGAAGAGTTTGGAATTCACGTTACTGCTGCGAAGTTACTCCAAGAAGGTAAAAACCCAAATTTACTACTCAAATAATCAAGCGATAAGTACTGTCTTCAATTTTGAATTTTGAATTTTGAATTGTTAATATGTTTAGTTTTTGGGAATATGTACTAATAGCGTTTTATGTCGCAGGACTGCTAATTGTCAGTCGGTGGATTGGACAACAAGCGTTTTCTTGGATGCCTCCCCAGGCGACAGCAGAAGCACAACGGGTAGATGATTTATTTAGCTTTTTAGTCTCAATTGGAGCATTTATCTTGCTGGGGCTGGTTGGTGTAATGGTGTATGCGATCGCTTTCCATCGCGCCCCCCCAGAAGACTACACCGAGGGACACCCTTCTAGAGGTAATGGGAAGTTAGAAATATTGTGGACAGCTACTCCAACTCTGTTAGTAATATGGATTGCCTTTCAAAGCTTCAATATTTATCAGCAATTAAATATTCTGGGTTTAAACCAAATAGTGCATTTGCACGCGCCCCTAGAATCTGCACCCGCCTACGCCGCGAACGTCAGCGACATTCCCAAACCTGCGTCTGAAACAATTGATGTTTTTGTTAGGCAATGGGATTGGTCTTTTCGCTATTCCAATAACCTTACCACTAAGGAATTACACTTGCCACTCAATCGCAGCACTCGCTTAAAGATGCAGGCAGAAAAAGTAATCCACGGCTTCTACATTCCTGAGTTTCGCTTAAAGCAAGATATTGTTCCAGGGCGGAACATTGACATTGTGATTACACCCATTCGCTCAGGTAAATATCGACTGAAAGATTCTCAATTCAGTGGTACTTATTTTGCCTTGATGGAGGCAGATGTATACGTTGAATCCCTTGATAAGTATAATCAGTGGCTCGCGCAAACAGTCTCTAGCGAAACTACAAACACTAAAAATCAGGCAGTTGCCGAAAATATCCAACCACCAAAGACATTATTTAAAAGCGGCTGGTACACCGTCGCACCTGCTCAACCTGCTGTAGCGAATCAAAGGAAGATAGATAATGACACATGATTTGAGTGAAGCGATCGCCAACAATAGAGAACCTGAGAATAACTGGCGGGAATATTTCAGCTTCAGCACCGATCATAAGGTAATCGGTGTTCAGTACATGGTGATGACCTTCATTTTCTTTCTTCTCGGCGGGCTGTTGGCGATGATTATCCGGGCTGAGTTGCTTACCCCAGAAGCAAACTTAGTTGACCGCCCCCTCTACAATGGTTTGTTCACCATGCACGGGACAATCATGATTTTCCTGTGGATTATTCCCTTCAATGCAGGTCTTTCTAACTACTTAGTACCCCTGATGATTGGAGCGCGGGATATGGCTTTTCCCCTGCTCAACGCCATCTCTTTTTGGATTTTACCACCAGCCGGTCTTCTCCTACTGTCTAGCTTCTTACTACCAAACGGGACTGCACAAGCTGGCTGGTGGTCTTATCCGCCAGTTAGTCTGCAAGTTCCAGCCGGTCAGTTGATTAACGGTCAATTTATTTGGATAGTTAGCCTAGTCTTAATTGGCATTTCTTCAATTATGGGGGCTGTCAACTTTGTTACTACTATCTTTTGGATGCGATCGCCAGGGATGACATTTTTTAGAATGCCGGTCTTTGTGTGGTCAGTTTTTAGCGCTCAGTTGTTGCAGCTAATTAACTTACCTTCTTTGACGGGTGCATTGATACTGCTGTTGCTTGACCTCTCCTTTGGTACACAATTTTTTAAACCGGAAGGAAGTGGCGATCCGATCATTTACCAACATTTATTCTGGTTCTACTCTCATCCAGCAGTGTATATCATGGCGCTACCAGCTTTCGGTATTATTGCGGAAGTTCTGCCAGCCTTTGCTCGCAATCCCCTGTTTGGCTATCGGTCAGTGGCGATCGCAACTTTAGGTATCGCTGGGATTAGCATCTTCGTTTGGGTGCATCACATGTTCACTAGTGCAACCCCCGGCTGGATGCGGATGACCTTCATGGCCACTTCAATGTTAGTTGCCATACCCACAGGTGTGAAGGCATTCGCTTGGACTGCCACAATCTGGAGGAGCAAATTGCACCTAGAGACACCAATGTTATTTGCGATGGGAGGTGCAGCGATGTTTATTTTTGGCGGTGTCACTGGTGTAATGCTTGCCGCCACGCCATTTGATATCCATGTTAATAATACTTATTTTGTCGTCGGCCACTTCCACTACATAGTTTTTAATACCATCACGATGGCAATTTTTGCCGGAATTTACTTCTGGTTTCCCAAAATAACTGGCAGGATGTACGCCGAGGGTTGGGGTAAACTGCATTTCTGGTTGACCTTTATTCCTGCCAATATCACCTTTTTCTCCATGCACCCGTTAGGTTTGCAGGGGATGCTGCGGCGAATTTCTTCCTACGATCCTCAGTATCAAGGATGGAATGTCATTGCTAGCCTGGGATCATTCTTGCTGGGAGCATCTACGCTGCCCTTTATTGCTAACATCGTCGGTTCCTGGCTATATGGAGCGAAGGCAGTTGATAATCCCTGGCACGCTACAGGATTGGAATGGACAACTTCTTCACCACCTCCGCGAGATAACTTTGAAGAGATTCCTATTGTTAAAAGACCTCCTTACGATTATGGCGATCCAAAATATTCATTCGTGGAAAATTCTGATGATGATGAGTGATTTCGTTTCTTGATAAAGCTGCGCTAAATTTGAGCTTTTTTTTAACGCAAAGGGACGCGGAGGTTAGCGCATAGGCGCTTCTCTACGAGACGCTACGCGTAGCTTGCTTCCACGAAGTGGTACGCCTTCCCGCAGGGTAGGTACGCAGAGGTTTTTTAAAGATAATTCGCTATGTCCGAAAAATCAGATGGAACCTGAATTTATTAATTACGAATTATGCAACATCGCACCATCCATTTAGATGAAAGTCCGATCCGTTTCGACCGATGGCGGCGACGCTTACCGAATTGGTTACAGCGCTTTTTGCCGAGTGGTGGCGGGAGTCATGAAGATCATCATGGCAAAGGAATGTTTGGGTTTTCTGTGTTTCTCTTGTCAGAAAGTATCATTTTTTTGAGTTTTATCTTTACTTATGTTGCTCTGCGACTGAATACTAGTAACTGGCTACCACCCGGTGTTTCTGGGCCAGAATTGTCTAAGCTCGTGATTATTAATACAGTAGTATTGCTTTCTAGTAGCTTTGTTATTCAACCAGCAGAAAATGCTCTCAAACGAAATCAACTCAGGAAATTTCGCAGGCTATGGCTAATAACGATCGCAATGGGAATCTACTTTCTAATTGGTCTATTAATTGAGTGGAAAAATCTCGATTTTAAGCTCACTACAGGATTAGTTGGTTCCACATTCTATTTGCTGACAGGTTTCCACGGTTTACACGTTTTGGCTGGTGTTGTGCTTCAGATAATTATGCTGATTCGCTCATTCATTCCCGGCAATTATCATAAGACTCACTTCGGTGCAAGTGCGACGACTCTATTTTGGCACTTTGTTGATGTAGTTTGGGTCTTCCTATTCTCGCTTCTCTACCTTTGGCGAGCATAAAAATTTTCAGTTCACCAAGTATTTTCAGGAGTAACTTTATGAATTTATTCATCCAAGAACTACCAACTTCAGAACTCGCGCCAAAAGCAGTTCAAGAAACTCCCGCACCAGGTAAAGATCCGCTAATTGCAGAAGGTTTACAAAAAGAGCAATACATTGGCATTATTGGGCTTGCGATCGCTCTAATTGCGGCTGTCGGATTTTTTAGTCGCAGAGTCGAATATGCTATTGGGTTTGCTATTATCCTCAGCGTCTTTTTAATTGCGTTATTTTTATTCATCTGAACCTCCATTTTTCCCACCACCAAATCTGTACTTAGATTGGTGGCTGGAATTTCTTCAGATGCGATCGCGCTGATTAAAAGGCATTAGCCTCGATCGTCACTTCTGGGAGTGGAATAAACTCTGTTTCATCTGACACAGTAGCAAAGTGGTTGTTGCGCCAATCGGCTTTTGCTTGCTCTATTCGCTCTGGTCGGCTAGAAACAAAATTCCACCATTTGTAGCGTGTACCCAATGGTTCACCACCAATAACAATACATCTAGCCGCAGCAGTAGCAGAAACTTTTATTTCATCGTCTGGCTTTAGGATAGCAAGGCGATAT
This Nostoc sp. C052 DNA region includes the following protein-coding sequences:
- a CDS encoding CHAT domain-containing tetratricopeptide repeat protein; translated protein: MTQFKIYDSTQRQFPPLLRGRTIILFTSILLFSESNVAAARQYPVNIAQMTQANDATRTAAETVYQEGKQLYQQGTAESLVKAIAKFEQALQLYRQGNTLNGQKLRSLEADTLSYIAKIYSELGEKQKALSYYNQGLSLYRQMGDKKSEGVSLNNIGSVYYFLGENQKALSYYNQSLLLHRLIGNKSGIATTLNNVGKVYLELQENQKALSYFSQSLSLHQQAGDKRGIPTALNNIGIVYLNLGENQKALSYFSQSLSLYQQATDKRGIPTALNNIGKVYSNLGEHQKALDYYNQCLPLYIQMGSKTGEARTLYNIASIQRDSGDFKASLTQMERVIKIVEDLRTKIDSQELRTSYFATVQDYYEFYIDLLMQLHKQHPSQGYDALALQTSERARARSLLELLTEANADIRQGVEPKLLSQEHNLQQQLDTLEKRRIQLLNVNHTEAEVQALEKEIEAVLEQYQQVQVQIRATSPRYAALTQPQPLSLTQIQQQVLDDNTLLLEYSLGEKRSYLWAVTNKSITSYELPKRADIEATVQKFRQEITTPYLRNSPSIDTLSQIILAPVAQQLGKKRLAIASDGALQYVPFSALATPGSSNYEPLLLNHEIITLPSASTVAILRREHKERKSSAPKTLVVLADPIFSSDDERLEGKVKVSPSSVPESNLDSQALTRSAQDSDVNFQRLRFTRQEAEQILSLVPVSDRKQAFDFTASRTTASSENLSQYRIIHFATHGILNSKHPELSGVVLSLFDNQGRPQNGFLRLHDIFNLNLQAELVVLSACKTGLGEEVKGEGLVGLTRGFMYAGSPRVVVSLWSVDDQATSELMKVFYKKMLQEKLKPAAALRTAQIEIWRTQKYAAPYYWAAFTLQGEWK
- a CDS encoding cbb3-type cytochrome c oxidase subunit I: MTHDLSEAIANNREPENNWREYFSFSTDHKVIGVQYMVMTFIFFLLGGLLAMIIRAELLTPEANLVDRPLYNGLFTMHGTIMIFLWIIPFNAGLSNYLVPLMIGARDMAFPLLNAISFWILPPAGLLLLSSFLLPNGTAQAGWWSYPPVSLQVPAGQLINGQFIWIVSLVLIGISSIMGAVNFVTTIFWMRSPGMTFFRMPVFVWSVFSAQLLQLINLPSLTGALILLLLDLSFGTQFFKPEGSGDPIIYQHLFWFYSHPAVYIMALPAFGIIAEVLPAFARNPLFGYRSVAIATLGIAGISIFVWVHHMFTSATPGWMRMTFMATSMLVAIPTGVKAFAWTATIWRSKLHLETPMLFAMGGAAMFIFGGVTGVMLAATPFDIHVNNTYFVVGHFHYIVFNTITMAIFAGIYFWFPKITGRMYAEGWGKLHFWLTFIPANITFFSMHPLGLQGMLRRISSYDPQYQGWNVIASLGSFLLGASTLPFIANIVGSWLYGAKAVDNPWHATGLEWTTSSPPPRDNFEEIPIVKRPPYDYGDPKYSFVENSDDDE
- a CDS encoding DUF2231 domain-containing protein yields the protein MNWQLIDQLRLRLNANGLPYEIPIHPQLVHLTLGLLIIAIIFDIAGALFALEKPIFKFLGLPALRSGFFDVGWYNLIGAAFITFFTVASGFFELLLANPPIDQKSVWGLTAGWTMLLHGLGGVLLLGAIAAMTIWRGLQRYRWRKDASRQVQWSYLLAGIAILGILFVHGTLGAQLGEEFGIHVTAAKLLQEGKNPNLLLK
- a CDS encoding cytochrome c oxidase subunit II; its protein translation is MFSFWEYVLIAFYVAGLLIVSRWIGQQAFSWMPPQATAEAQRVDDLFSFLVSIGAFILLGLVGVMVYAIAFHRAPPEDYTEGHPSRGNGKLEILWTATPTLLVIWIAFQSFNIYQQLNILGLNQIVHLHAPLESAPAYAANVSDIPKPASETIDVFVRQWDWSFRYSNNLTTKELHLPLNRSTRLKMQAEKVIHGFYIPEFRLKQDIVPGRNIDIVITPIRSGKYRLKDSQFSGTYFALMEADVYVESLDKYNQWLAQTVSSETTNTKNQAVAENIQPPKTLFKSGWYTVAPAQPAVANQRKIDNDT
- a CDS encoding DUF2231 domain-containing protein, which produces MPALSLNNQNLPYPDPLHPIIVHFVIAMVLFSFVCDVLGYFTRNVRLFEVSFWNMFVASAAIFLAVIVGQFEAGLANIYPAVQPTLNFHTVMGWSLAAIVVGITAWRFVIRNSSPRKVPPAYLGAATFLVCLVCLQVYLGSKLVWVYGLHIEPVVQAMKQGVSP
- a CDS encoding SDR family NAD(P)-dependent oxidoreductase, giving the protein MKSIPDKRVLITGGNRGIGFAIAQGLLAKDYEIIITSRSLDNAKLAAQKLPGKVIPIELDVTDDRSINQAVKTLYQKIDRLDVLINNAGVYPDKDINILTISRELLDSTINANTFGPIRMVQAFLPLLEKSSDARVVNVSSGYGALSDLSAGVPSYCLSKLALNGATIMLAQALDSKGIVVNSICPGWVRTDMGGSSAPRSPEEGADTAIWLATDAPRNISGKFLRDRKVISF
- a CDS encoding heme-copper oxidase subunit III encodes the protein MQHRTIHLDESPIRFDRWRRRLPNWLQRFLPSGGGSHEDHHGKGMFGFSVFLLSESIIFLSFIFTYVALRLNTSNWLPPGVSGPELSKLVIINTVVLLSSSFVIQPAENALKRNQLRKFRRLWLITIAMGIYFLIGLLIEWKNLDFKLTTGLVGSTFYLLTGFHGLHVLAGVVLQIIMLIRSFIPGNYHKTHFGASATTLFWHFVDVVWVFLFSLLYLWRA